Proteins encoded by one window of Streptomyces sp. NBC_01571:
- a CDS encoding response regulator transcription factor: MRVLVVEDEQLLADAVATGLRREAMAVDVVYDGAAALERIGVNDYDVVVLDRDLPLVHGDDVCRRIVELGMPTRVLMLTASGDVSDRVEGLEIGADDYLPKPFAFSELTARVRALGRRTSVPLPPVLERAGLKLDPNRREVFRDGKEVQLAPKEFAVLEVLLRSEGAVVSAEQLLEKAWDENTDPFTNVVRVTVMTLRRKLGEPPVIVTVPGSGYRI; encoded by the coding sequence GTGCGCGTACTCGTCGTCGAGGACGAGCAGCTGCTCGCCGATGCGGTGGCCACCGGACTGCGCCGGGAGGCCATGGCCGTCGACGTCGTGTACGACGGCGCGGCCGCCCTGGAGCGCATCGGCGTCAACGACTACGACGTGGTCGTCCTCGACCGCGACCTCCCGCTCGTGCACGGGGACGACGTCTGCCGCAGGATCGTCGAGCTGGGCATGCCCACCCGCGTCCTGATGCTGACCGCCTCCGGCGACGTCAGCGACCGGGTCGAGGGCCTGGAGATCGGCGCCGACGACTACCTCCCGAAGCCCTTCGCCTTCAGTGAGCTGACGGCACGCGTGCGTGCCCTCGGCCGCCGTACGAGCGTGCCGCTGCCGCCCGTCCTGGAGCGCGCCGGGCTCAAGCTCGACCCCAACCGCCGCGAGGTCTTCCGTGACGGCAAGGAGGTCCAGCTCGCGCCCAAGGAGTTCGCGGTCCTGGAGGTGCTGCTGCGCAGCGAGGGCGCCGTCGTCTCCGCCGAGCAGCTCCTGGAGAAGGCCTGGGACGAGAACACGGACCCCTTCACCAACGTCGTGCGCGTGACTGTGATGACCCTGCGCCGCAAACTCGGCGAGCCCCCGGTGATCGTCACCGTGCCCGGCTCCGGGTACCGGATCTGA
- a CDS encoding HAMP domain-containing sensor histidine kinase: MATTPAPSTAPPKPTWDPRRAEPPFPWLRPTIRIRLTLLYGGMFLIAGILLLSIIYLLAAQALNVGSELPFRIISGQVGSSICNFPSAPSQNELNTAMNACANRQRQHALDDLLSRSLLALLGLAIIAFAFGYAMAGRVLSPLGRITRTARAVAGSDLSRRIELDGPDDELKELADTFDDMLERLQRAFTAQQRFIGNASHELRTPLAINRTLLEVHLSDPGAPVEMQQLGKTLLATNERSEQLVEGLLLLARSDNQIVERKPVDLAEVASQAVDQVHGEAEAKGVRIHGERAAAVVQGNGVLLERIALNLVQNAVRYNVPEGGWVEVTTQVQHGHAVLLVSNTGPVVPAYEIDNLFEPFRRLRTERTGSDKGVGLGLSIARSVARAHGGHIAAEPREGGGLVMRVTLPI, translated from the coding sequence GTGGCCACGACGCCCGCGCCTTCGACGGCGCCTCCGAAGCCCACCTGGGACCCCCGGCGGGCGGAGCCTCCGTTTCCCTGGCTGCGCCCGACCATCCGCATACGGCTCACACTGCTGTACGGCGGCATGTTCCTGATCGCCGGCATCCTGCTGCTGTCGATCATCTACCTGCTCGCCGCACAGGCACTGAACGTGGGCAGCGAGCTTCCGTTCAGGATCATCTCGGGCCAGGTCGGAAGCAGCATCTGCAACTTCCCGTCCGCGCCGTCGCAGAACGAGCTCAACACCGCGATGAACGCGTGCGCCAACCGGCAGCGCCAGCACGCTCTGGACGACCTGCTCAGCCGTTCCCTGCTCGCGCTGCTCGGCCTCGCGATCATCGCCTTCGCCTTCGGCTACGCGATGGCGGGCCGGGTGCTCTCGCCGCTCGGGCGGATCACCCGCACCGCCCGCGCGGTGGCGGGTTCGGACCTGTCCCGGCGGATCGAGCTGGACGGCCCGGACGACGAGCTGAAGGAGCTGGCGGACACCTTCGACGACATGCTGGAGCGGCTCCAGCGCGCCTTCACCGCCCAGCAGCGGTTCATCGGAAACGCCTCGCACGAACTGCGCACCCCGCTCGCGATCAACCGCACGCTCCTGGAGGTCCATCTCTCCGACCCCGGCGCGCCGGTCGAGATGCAGCAGCTCGGCAAGACCCTGCTCGCCACGAACGAACGCAGCGAGCAGCTCGTCGAGGGCCTGCTGCTGCTCGCCCGCAGCGACAACCAGATCGTGGAGCGCAAGCCCGTCGACCTGGCCGAGGTCGCCTCGCAGGCCGTGGACCAGGTGCACGGCGAGGCCGAGGCCAAGGGTGTGCGGATCCACGGGGAGCGCGCCGCGGCGGTCGTCCAGGGCAACGGCGTCCTGCTGGAGCGGATCGCGCTGAACCTCGTCCAGAACGCGGTGCGGTACAACGTGCCGGAGGGCGGCTGGGTCGAGGTCACGACCCAGGTCCAGCACGGTCACGCGGTCCTGCTGGTCTCGAACACGGGACCGGTGGTTCCCGCGTACGAGATCGACAATCTTTTCGAGCCTTTCCGGCGGCTGCGCACGGAGCGCACGGGGAGCGACAAGGGCGTGGGCCTCGGCCTGTCGATCGCCCGGTCGGTGGCCCGTGCCCACGGGGGCCACATCGCCGCGGAGCCGCGTGAGGGAGGAGGTCTCGTGATGCGAGTCACCCTTCCGATCTGA